The following are from one region of the Lytechinus variegatus isolate NC3 chromosome 4, Lvar_3.0, whole genome shotgun sequence genome:
- the LOC121413183 gene encoding uncharacterized protein LOC121413183, translating into MEVEEKDQGEAQIYSHERSRLRPVSCWIVNWKLPDLPPAIHKKLLSLPLGNDLRVSERSTIFDIIFKSVMQHKNVYPKPAEYTLLIDQLFKRYPRLDCNLKDVNCGSRKVMYRKKLTYYFQNKRDVLRKDELTTVNFAWRKKRQSTKPVCKATASSAAPAVWGVQNYLPSMPDTEDDDSIKKHIKIMQDEFKKKYPDIKRVATGMDMTLSARRNTIVKENATIQDIKDTYPWLFQESQLMAEMDRLIGSSEDKGFKGKMTLGFKKFGMAIVKYGKRLKAKSTPQCFKILAERIPITRDDKEYQDAVTRAAIIMIPTMFREKIGNIFKESKENEESDEMPSPVIKYSGQLTEAAEFQIAVDGVVVATSEDIISSFSCYMAAIYTFNMHNPRCLAKTALFVERVILDLEDNQSIQPLQNVVSKLVNLLE; encoded by the exons ATGGAGGTGGAGGAAAAGGATCAAGGAGAAGCACAGATTTATTCTCATGAAAGGTCCAGGTTGAG GCCAGTTTCATGTTGGATAGTAAATTGGAAGTTGCCAGATCTACCTCCAGCAATTCACAAGAAGCTACTGTCACTGCCACTTGGAAATGACTTGAGGGTCTCGGAGAGGTCAAcgatatttgacataatattcaagtCTGTGATGCAGCATAAGAA TGTGTACCCAAAGCCTGCTGAATATACCTTACTTATTGACCAATTGTTCAAGCGATATCCGAGACTGGACTGCAACTTGAAAGATGTCAATTGTGGAAGTCGCAAG GTGATGTACAGGAAGAAGCTCACGTATTACTTCCAAAACAAAAGAGATGTCCTAAGGAAAGACGAGCTGACAACTGTAAACTTTGCATGGCGGAAGAAGAGACAATCAACCAAGCCGGTATGCAAAGCAACTGCATCATCAGCTGCACCAGCAGTATGGGGCGTACAAAATTACCTACCGTCAATGCCGGACACGGAAGATGATGACAGCATCAAAAAGCACATCAAGATAATGCAGGATGAGTTCAAAAAGAAGTATCCTGACATCAAAAGAGTTGCAACAGGCATGGATATGACATTAAGTGCTCGGAGAAACACTATTGTAAAAGAGAATGCAACAATTCAAGACATAAAGGATACTTATCCATGGCTATTCCAAGAATCGCAG CTGATGGCTGAAATGGACCGGCTGATTGGCAGCTCGGAGGATAAGGGGTTCAAGGGCAAAATGACCCTTGGGTTCAAAAAATTCGGGATGGCCATTGTTAAGTACGGGAAACGATTGAAAGCAAAATCCACACCACAGTGTTTCAAGATACTAGCTGAGAGGATTCCTATCACTAGGGATGACAAGGAATATCAAG ATGCTGTAACAAGAGCGGCCATAATCATGATACCAACCATGTTCAGGGAGAAGATTGGCAACATCTTCAAGGAGTCTAAGGAGAACGAAGAGTCT GATGAAATGCCTTCCCCTGTCATCAAGTACAGTGGCCAGCTGACAGAAGCAGCAGAGTTCCAGATAGCTGTGGATGGAGTGGTTGTTGCAACAAGTGAAGACATCATCAGCTCCTTCAGCTGCTACATGGCAGCTATTTATACCTTCAACATGCACAACCCCCGATGTTTGGCCAAGACGGCTCTCTTCGTTGAAAGAGTCATCCTAGACCTTGAAGACAATCAGTCCATCCAACCTTTGCAAAATGTGGTCTCAAAGTTAGTAAATCTTCTTGAATAA